Proteins from a genomic interval of Bacteroidota bacterium:
- a CDS encoding cupin has product MAKLIKAPTIIEAAGNKPKIIQEFIGRVNSNTKDLSIARMQSPQGWVEPGQTPEFDEYTVVLKGILNVKTKTKNYEVKAGSAIIIEKGEWVQYSTPTEGAEYIAVCLPAFSPDTVHRDK; this is encoded by the coding sequence ATGGCAAAACTTATCAAGGCTCCAACAATTATTGAAGCCGCAGGCAACAAACCAAAAATCATTCAGGAGTTTATCGGCAGGGTAAATTCCAACACTAAGGATTTAAGTATTGCCCGAATGCAAAGCCCACAAGGATGGGTTGAGCCCGGACAAACTCCCGAGTTTGACGAATACACCGTGGTTTTAAAAGGGATTCTCAATGTTAAAACTAAAACCAAAAATTACGAGGTAAAGGCCGGATCGGCCATCATTATTGAAAAAGGAGAGTGGGTACAGTATTCAACACCCACCGAAGGAGCTGAATACATTGCAGTTTGTTTGCCTGCTTTCTCCCCGGACACCGTGCATAGGGATAAGTAA
- a CDS encoding DUF4097 domain-containing protein — MKKLVILSLSLLLSVTSMIAQNFNYSFKEVFKVNGETQLKLVTSDGFIHLTPYDGNTVEVYFIVKKNNHFIRIDRTELERELDLIVDQSGNRIEIRVRHRNQNWRDWRNRLDVSFEVFAPINTLGDLQTSDGSIDIGGFIGDQICKTSDGNIEVYNIDGSVYAHTSDGNIKARKINGETDLSTSDGDITAVSITGNTFCKTSDGDIYIENVEGRTQVGTSDGSIEFHELSGSLKGSTSDGSIKGELIHLKGELKLSTSDGNIDVVIPDNLGMDIYLRGENIYTEFSDFSGSRGKHKIEGRVKGGGIPVSLTTSDGRVSLKYR, encoded by the coding sequence ATGAAAAAATTAGTGATTCTAAGTCTATCCTTATTATTATCAGTTACATCAATGATTGCCCAAAACTTTAATTACTCTTTTAAAGAAGTATTTAAGGTAAATGGCGAAACACAGCTAAAACTGGTAACCAGTGATGGATTTATACATTTAACCCCTTACGATGGAAATACGGTTGAGGTCTATTTTATTGTGAAGAAAAACAATCATTTTATCAGAATTGATCGCACTGAACTGGAAAGAGAACTGGATTTAATTGTGGATCAAAGTGGCAATAGAATTGAAATTCGTGTTCGGCATCGCAATCAAAATTGGCGGGATTGGCGAAACCGTCTGGATGTTTCATTCGAAGTATTTGCACCAATAAACACTTTAGGTGATTTACAAACTTCAGATGGAAGCATTGATATTGGTGGTTTTATCGGCGATCAAATTTGCAAGACAAGTGATGGAAATATTGAGGTTTATAATATCGACGGCTCCGTATATGCACATACTTCCGATGGGAATATCAAAGCACGTAAAATTAATGGAGAAACAGATCTCAGCACGAGTGATGGTGATATTACAGCAGTTAGCATTACAGGAAATACATTTTGTAAGACAAGTGATGGTGATATTTACATAGAGAATGTAGAAGGAAGAACCCAGGTTGGAACTTCAGACGGATCGATTGAATTTCATGAATTAAGTGGCTCTTTAAAAGGAAGTACTTCTGATGGAAGCATCAAAGGAGAATTGATCCATTTAAAAGGAGAACTTAAATTAAGCACCAGCGATGGGAACATTGATGTGGTTATACCTGATAATCTTGGGATGGATATTTATCTGAGAGGCGAAAATATTTACACCGAATTTTCAGACTTTTCAGGAAGCAGAGGCAAACATAAAATTGAAGGGCGAGTTAAAGGAGGCGGGATTCCTGTTAGCCTAACTACTTCGGATGGAAGGGTTTCTTTGAAATACAGATAA
- the greA gene encoding transcription elongation factor GreA, whose protein sequence is MSDIRYYTEEGLQKLKNELEQLMVIERPLISKQIAEARDKGDLSENAEYDAAKNAQGMLELKISKLQEMISNVRIIDESKLDNSKVLILSRVRLRNLQNNAEMSYVLVPEKEADLKSGKLSVTSPIAKGLLGKSVGEQAQISVPAGSIIFEILEISR, encoded by the coding sequence ATGTCAGACATTAGGTATTATACAGAGGAAGGGTTGCAAAAATTAAAGAATGAGTTGGAGCAACTAATGGTGATCGAACGTCCATTAATATCCAAACAAATTGCGGAAGCAAGGGACAAGGGCGATTTATCTGAAAATGCGGAATATGATGCTGCAAAAAATGCCCAAGGCATGCTGGAATTAAAAATTTCCAAATTGCAGGAGATGATCAGTAATGTCCGCATTATTGACGAATCAAAACTTGATAATTCAAAAGTGTTGATCCTATCGAGAGTAAGGCTTAGAAATTTGCAAAATAATGCAGAAATGTCTTATGTACTTGTACCTGAGAAGGAGGCAGATTTAAAAAGTGGCAAACTCTCCGTTACCTCACCGATTGCTAAAGGTTTGTTGGGGAAAAGTGTAGGTGAGCAAGCTCAAATTTCAGTTCCTGCAGGCAGTATTATTTTTGAAATTCTTGAAATCTCGAGATAA
- a CDS encoding HIT family protein — MASIFTKIIKGEIPSYKVAEDEHFYAFLDINPLSKGHTLVVPKQEIDYIFDLDDQYLGALHIFSKKVSKAISEVIPSKRIGVVVYGLDVPHAHIHLIPLIEGNEINFNSEKVKLSPEQMIEIAKKILAAFSAKH, encoded by the coding sequence ATGGCATCCATTTTTACCAAAATTATTAAGGGTGAAATCCCTTCATATAAAGTGGCCGAAGATGAGCATTTTTATGCCTTCCTTGATATTAATCCTTTATCAAAAGGTCATACCCTTGTGGTTCCGAAGCAAGAAATTGATTATATTTTTGATTTGGACGATCAGTATTTAGGAGCTTTGCACATTTTCTCCAAAAAAGTATCAAAAGCCATTTCAGAGGTTATCCCTTCGAAAAGGATAGGTGTTGTTGTTTATGGTTTGGATGTACCACATGCCCATATTCACCTTATCCCATTAATTGAGGGTAATGAAATTAATTTTAATAGTGAAAAGGTAAAACTCAGTCCCGAACAAATGATTGAAATTGCGAAAAAGATTTTAGCAGCTTTTTCAGCAAAACATTAA
- a CDS encoding bifunctional UDP-N-acetylmuramoyl-tripeptide:D-alanyl-D-alanine ligase/alanine racemase — protein MPNSDYQIKEIVKIVQGDFYPGTEKDSIVRDILIDSRRLISPVRCMFIALSSKRNNGHLYIKELYDKGIRHFMVTKLPDDIKSFKEANFIRVKNTLDALQFLTAFHRKRFDIPVIGITGSNGKTIIKEWLYQLLRTDKNIIRSPKSYNSQIGVPLSVWQMNDEHELAIFEAGISETEEMEKLRKIIEPNIGLFTNVGHAHDENFINLQQKAGEKLKLFTKVDVLIYCVDHSEIQGVIIRSEILNRIKSFTWSYKGEADLHNLSVIKQNNITVISGKFNDKDIQIQIPFIDDASIENAVHCWAVMLYMGYNQSVISERMLQLSPIAMRLEMKEGINNCSIINDSYNSDINSLSIALDFLKQQKQHTKRTVILSDLLQSGRSELDLYGYISELLESKGIQKLIGIGDAISNSRDRFKMEKYFFSSTEDFLNKFPFTSFNHETILLKGARFFEFEQISRALQQKAHETVLEINLNSLINNLNFYRNKLKNPATKIMAMVKAFSYGSGSFEIANALQFHHVDYLTVAYSDEGVELRKAGINTPIMVMNPDWQSFDSIIKYNLEPEIYSFRILSLLEKSIRENIIPANKPVKIHIKLDTGMHRLGFEEHDIAQLLERLKQNKSIYLQSVFSHLAGSQDKAFDDFTQLQISRFQKMSKEIISHADDHPVLCHILNSAGISRFPDAQFDMVRLGIGLYGISTDKLEQAELENVSTLKSTISQIKRIKVNETVGYNRSGKAKKEMIIAIIPVGYADGLSMSLGNGVGKLWLNDKFAPIIGNICMDMCMIDISDITAIEGDEVIIFGENYPIWEMAESIKTIPYEILTGISRRVKRIYFQE, from the coding sequence ATGCCAAATTCAGATTATCAAATAAAGGAGATCGTAAAGATCGTTCAAGGGGATTTTTATCCCGGAACAGAAAAAGATTCTATTGTCAGAGATATTCTGATTGATAGCAGAAGACTGATATCTCCTGTGCGTTGTATGTTCATAGCACTCAGTAGTAAAAGGAACAATGGGCATCTTTATATTAAGGAGCTTTACGATAAGGGCATTCGTCATTTCATGGTCACAAAATTACCTGATGATATCAAATCATTTAAGGAAGCCAATTTTATAAGGGTAAAGAATACCCTTGATGCTTTGCAGTTTTTAACAGCATTCCATCGTAAAAGGTTTGATATTCCGGTGATTGGCATTACAGGAAGTAATGGGAAGACAATTATTAAAGAATGGCTTTATCAATTATTGCGAACAGATAAAAATATTATCAGAAGCCCAAAAAGTTATAATTCTCAAATTGGAGTGCCATTGTCTGTTTGGCAAATGAATGATGAGCATGAGTTGGCGATTTTTGAAGCCGGAATTTCCGAGACTGAGGAAATGGAAAAGCTTCGTAAAATTATTGAGCCGAATATTGGATTGTTTACAAATGTGGGTCATGCTCATGATGAAAACTTCATCAATCTTCAGCAAAAGGCCGGGGAAAAACTTAAGCTATTTACAAAGGTTGATGTTTTAATTTATTGTGTTGATCATTCAGAAATTCAGGGAGTAATTATACGATCTGAAATCCTGAACAGGATTAAATCCTTCACCTGGAGTTATAAGGGAGAGGCTGATTTGCATAATCTTTCTGTTATAAAACAAAATAATATTACAGTTATTTCAGGAAAATTCAATGACAAAGACATTCAGATACAGATTCCATTTATCGATGATGCATCCATTGAAAATGCAGTTCATTGCTGGGCAGTCATGCTTTACATGGGATACAACCAATCCGTAATCTCAGAACGGATGCTACAGCTTTCTCCAATTGCAATGCGGTTGGAGATGAAGGAAGGTATTAACAATTGTTCAATCATTAACGATAGTTATAATTCAGATATTAATTCGTTAAGTATCGCGTTGGATTTTCTGAAACAACAAAAACAACATACCAAAAGAACGGTAATTCTGTCTGATCTGCTTCAAAGTGGACGAAGTGAATTGGATTTATATGGTTATATCTCGGAATTATTGGAGAGCAAAGGAATTCAAAAACTAATTGGAATCGGAGATGCCATTAGTAATAGTAGGGATCGATTTAAAATGGAGAAATATTTCTTTTCAAGTACGGAAGATTTCTTAAATAAATTTCCATTTACTTCGTTCAACCATGAAACAATATTGCTAAAAGGGGCCCGGTTTTTCGAATTTGAACAGATTAGTAGGGCCTTGCAACAAAAAGCGCATGAAACCGTTTTGGAAATCAATTTAAATTCACTCATCAACAATCTGAATTTTTATCGAAACAAATTAAAAAATCCGGCGACTAAAATCATGGCAATGGTTAAAGCTTTTTCCTATGGTAGTGGAAGTTTCGAAATAGCCAATGCCTTGCAATTTCACCATGTTGATTATTTGACGGTTGCTTATTCGGATGAAGGCGTAGAATTACGTAAAGCCGGAATCAATACTCCCATCATGGTTATGAATCCGGATTGGCAAAGTTTTGACAGCATCATTAAGTACAATTTAGAACCCGAAATATATAGCTTCCGAATTCTTAGTTTGCTCGAAAAATCGATCAGAGAAAATATTATCCCTGCGAATAAACCAGTTAAAATCCATATTAAACTTGACACAGGAATGCATCGTTTGGGTTTTGAAGAGCATGATATAGCGCAATTGTTGGAGCGATTAAAACAAAATAAATCAATTTACCTTCAATCCGTTTTTTCCCATTTGGCAGGCAGTCAGGATAAGGCATTCGACGATTTTACGCAACTGCAAATCTCCCGTTTTCAAAAAATGAGCAAGGAGATTATTTCACATGCCGATGATCATCCGGTACTTTGCCATATTCTTAACTCAGCCGGAATTAGCCGTTTTCCGGATGCCCAATTCGACATGGTACGATTAGGGATTGGACTTTATGGTATTTCAACCGATAAGTTAGAACAAGCAGAACTTGAAAATGTGAGTACCTTAAAATCTACCATTTCACAAATCAAACGAATAAAAGTTAACGAAACTGTAGGGTATAATCGTTCCGGCAAAGCAAAAAAGGAAATGATCATCGCAATTATACCTGTAGGGTATGCCGATGGATTAAGCATGAGCTTAGGTAATGGGGTTGGAAAGTTATGGTTGAACGATAAGTTTGCTCCCATTATTGGCAACATTTGCATGGATATGTGCATGATCGATATTTCTGACATTACAGCTATTGAAGGTGATGAAGTGATTATTTTTGGCGAGAATTATCCGATTTGGGAAATGGCAGAAAGTATCAAAACCATCCCCTATGAAATTTTGACCGGGATTTCGCGCAGAGTTAAGCGGATTTATTTTCAGGAATAA
- a CDS encoding amidophosphoribosyltransferase: MSDAIKHECGIAFVRLLKPLEFYLEKYGTAFYGFNKLYLLMQKQHNRGQDGAGIANIKFDMPPGHKYINRIRSNSPTALKEIFGQVYDQMELIKKSHPARLNDIGWLKHNVPFISELYIGHLRYGTFGGNTPSSLHPFIRRNNWKTRNLAIAGNFNLTNMDQLFAELIAYGQSPVETSDTVTILEKIGHFIDEENDKLYRKFKNDGHLQKDISELIAKDLDVLNVLGRASRDWDGGFVITGMIGHGDAFVMRDPSGIRPAFFYHDDEIVIAASERPVIQTAFNLQTDQIKELQPGHALIVKKDGTTGTHPYTEALPKKACSFERIYFSRGTDEDIYKERKKLGSLLTPAILKAVDYKLDKTVFSYIPNTASVAFRGLMEEMDNFCDGIKTEKILQLGKDATPEKLKEIFKLKPQIEKVAVKDLKLRTFITQDTQRDDLVAHVYDVTYGTVTKDTDNLVVIDDSIVRGTTLKQSILRILDRLNPKKIIVASSAPQIRYPDCYGIDMAKLNDFIAFRAVIELLGDTRQNHIINEVYNKCKAQDKLPKEQVVNYVKNIYKPFTAEQISEKIAQMLTHKDLKAKVQVIYQTIEDLHEAIPNHLGDWYFTGNYPTPGGNRVVNRSFINYIEGRNERAY, translated from the coding sequence ATGAGTGATGCTATAAAGCATGAATGTGGAATCGCCTTTGTTCGTTTATTGAAACCATTGGAGTTTTATCTGGAAAAATACGGGACCGCTTTCTATGGTTTTAACAAGCTTTATTTGCTGATGCAGAAGCAACACAACCGTGGCCAGGATGGTGCAGGTATTGCAAATATTAAATTTGACATGCCTCCCGGGCATAAATACATCAATCGGATACGCTCAAATTCACCAACTGCACTTAAGGAGATTTTCGGACAGGTCTATGATCAAATGGAACTGATTAAAAAAAGTCATCCTGCACGATTAAACGATATAGGCTGGCTTAAACATAACGTACCTTTCATTAGCGAATTATATATTGGCCACTTACGCTATGGTACCTTTGGTGGAAATACTCCCTCATCACTTCACCCATTCATCAGAAGGAATAACTGGAAAACCCGCAATTTAGCCATTGCCGGGAATTTCAATTTAACCAATATGGATCAATTATTTGCAGAGTTGATCGCCTATGGCCAATCGCCTGTCGAAACTTCCGATACGGTTACCATTTTGGAAAAAATAGGTCATTTTATTGATGAGGAAAATGACAAACTTTATCGGAAATTTAAAAATGACGGACATCTTCAAAAAGACATTTCTGAATTAATTGCCAAAGACCTTGATGTATTAAATGTCTTAGGCCGTGCTTCGCGCGATTGGGATGGGGGTTTTGTAATAACCGGAATGATCGGCCATGGCGATGCTTTTGTAATGCGCGATCCTTCAGGCATCAGACCTGCATTCTTTTATCATGATGATGAAATTGTTATCGCTGCTTCTGAGCGTCCCGTAATTCAAACCGCGTTCAATTTGCAAACCGACCAGATTAAAGAATTACAACCAGGGCATGCACTTATTGTTAAAAAAGATGGCACAACCGGAACTCATCCTTATACTGAGGCTTTGCCTAAAAAAGCTTGTTCGTTCGAACGAATTTATTTTTCAAGGGGTACAGATGAAGATATTTATAAAGAACGAAAAAAACTTGGAAGCTTGCTCACACCAGCTATTTTAAAGGCTGTTGACTACAAACTTGATAAAACGGTTTTTTCCTATATCCCAAATACGGCTTCTGTGGCTTTCAGGGGATTAATGGAGGAAATGGACAATTTCTGCGACGGTATCAAAACTGAAAAGATCCTTCAACTTGGCAAAGATGCGACTCCGGAAAAGCTCAAGGAAATATTTAAGTTAAAACCACAAATTGAAAAAGTAGCCGTAAAAGATTTAAAGCTCAGGACTTTTATCACACAGGATACCCAGCGCGATGATCTGGTAGCGCACGTTTATGATGTGACTTATGGAACGGTGACTAAAGATACTGATAACCTGGTTGTAATTGATGATTCGATTGTTAGGGGAACCACCCTTAAACAAAGTATCCTTCGTATTCTTGACCGATTAAATCCAAAAAAGATCATTGTTGCTTCTTCGGCCCCACAAATTCGTTATCCTGATTGTTATGGCATTGATATGGCGAAACTCAATGATTTTATTGCTTTCAGGGCCGTGATTGAATTATTGGGCGACACCAGGCAAAATCACATCATCAATGAAGTTTATAATAAATGTAAGGCTCAGGATAAGCTCCCAAAGGAACAGGTGGTAAATTATGTTAAAAATATTTACAAACCATTTACAGCCGAACAAATCTCCGAAAAAATAGCTCAAATGCTTACCCATAAAGACTTAAAAGCTAAAGTTCAGGTGATTTATCAAACCATTGAAGATTTGCATGAAGCCATCCCAAATCATTTGGGAGATTGGTATTTTACCGGAAACTACCCGACTCCCGGAGGAAATCGTGTTGTGAACCGATCATTCATTAATTATATTGAAGGACGTAACGAAAGGGCTTATTAA
- a CDS encoding GNAT family N-acetyltransferase, with amino-acid sequence MIKIREANKTDIPFIVDFQLIMAMESEGMELELEVLQNGVSAVFDDPGKGKYYVAEYNGEVVGSMLNTFEWSDWRNGTIIWFQSVYVKPEFRKLGIFKEMYLHIKQRVINDDSMKGMRLYVDSGNERAQKVYQAIGMTGDHYDTYEWMK; translated from the coding sequence ATGATTAAGATTCGTGAAGCAAATAAAACAGATATTCCATTTATTGTTGACTTTCAGTTGATCATGGCGATGGAATCGGAAGGAATGGAACTGGAATTGGAAGTATTGCAAAATGGAGTGAGTGCTGTTTTTGATGACCCTGGTAAAGGTAAATACTATGTTGCTGAATATAATGGCGAGGTTGTAGGCTCAATGTTAAACACATTCGAATGGAGCGATTGGCGAAATGGAACGATTATTTGGTTTCAATCGGTTTATGTGAAACCCGAATTCCGCAAACTTGGAATCTTTAAAGAGATGTACCTGCATATAAAACAAAGAGTAATTAATGACGATTCGATGAAAGGCATGCGTTTGTACGTTGATAGCGGAAACGAAAGAGCTCAGAAAGTATATCAGGCAATTGGAATGACGGGTGATCATTACGATACTTATGAATGGATGAAATAA
- a CDS encoding C69 family dipeptidase: MKFTKSIFGLAAMIFLSGSIYAQVDKSDWEGNTPDGCTSITVGKKATIDGSVITSHTDDSHRTRSWMNIIPAQKHKKGSTTPMFKRLANDNFKMPTYEHKEIGSIPQVSETYGFINTAYPCMNTEQLAMGESTFGGREELISDNGLIDCQRLCQLMLERCTTARDAIKMADELTKKYGWNDAGEALTIADTKEVWHFEIVGPGKGKTGAVWVAQRVPDDHVSVNVNASTIKEIDLNQPDYFMASENIFEVAKANGWWNPEKETFRFCYAYAPESRTSMASRRREWRVFDLLAPSLKLDPNAENYPFSVKPDELVTLEKLVTIFQDTYEGTPFDMTRDLQVADDKGNMVKSPLANPQMPYDENKLFRINGGWGWRGERNIARWYTMYATIIQCRDWLPNHIGGVVWLAQDNVATSIYIPVYSGVNDLPESYKTPGRPNGYTMKSAWWAFNRLGTLASQRWGDMRHDVDAVWKPMQKELFDKQQSFEQEAVKIYKKDPRSLDKFLTDYTMLHGEKVVSKAWDLGDFLWTKYDELF; the protein is encoded by the coding sequence ATGAAATTTACAAAATCAATATTTGGATTGGCAGCAATGATATTTCTGTCGGGTTCAATTTATGCACAAGTTGATAAAAGCGATTGGGAAGGAAATACACCTGATGGATGTACCTCGATTACGGTTGGGAAAAAAGCCACCATCGATGGATCGGTAATTACTTCACATACTGACGATAGTCACAGAACCCGATCATGGATGAATATCATCCCTGCTCAAAAGCATAAGAAAGGAAGCACTACACCTATGTTTAAAAGATTGGCCAATGATAATTTTAAAATGCCAACCTATGAGCATAAAGAAATAGGATCTATCCCACAGGTTTCAGAAACATATGGGTTTATTAATACTGCTTATCCTTGCATGAATACCGAACAGCTCGCAATGGGTGAGTCTACTTTTGGTGGACGCGAAGAATTGATTTCTGATAATGGACTGATTGATTGTCAGCGATTATGCCAGTTAATGCTTGAAAGATGCACCACTGCTCGCGATGCCATAAAAATGGCTGATGAGTTGACTAAAAAATATGGTTGGAATGATGCGGGCGAAGCATTGACCATTGCTGACACCAAAGAAGTCTGGCATTTCGAAATTGTTGGACCGGGTAAGGGAAAAACAGGAGCAGTTTGGGTTGCCCAACGAGTGCCAGATGATCATGTCTCGGTAAACGTAAATGCTTCAACTATAAAAGAAATTGATTTAAATCAGCCTGATTATTTCATGGCCTCCGAAAATATTTTTGAGGTAGCCAAAGCAAATGGTTGGTGGAACCCAGAAAAAGAAACTTTCAGGTTTTGTTATGCCTATGCTCCGGAAAGCAGAACTTCCATGGCTTCAAGAAGAAGGGAATGGAGGGTTTTTGATTTATTGGCGCCATCTTTAAAATTGGATCCGAATGCCGAAAATTATCCATTTTCAGTTAAACCTGATGAATTGGTAACTTTAGAAAAATTGGTTACTATTTTTCAGGATACCTATGAAGGAACGCCTTTTGACATGACCAGAGATTTACAGGTTGCTGATGATAAGGGGAATATGGTTAAGTCTCCATTAGCAAATCCTCAAATGCCTTATGATGAAAACAAATTGTTCAGAATCAACGGTGGCTGGGGCTGGAGAGGCGAACGGAATATTGCTCGTTGGTACACCATGTATGCAACCATCATTCAATGTCGTGATTGGTTGCCTAACCATATTGGAGGCGTGGTATGGCTGGCTCAGGATAATGTGGCAACTTCCATTTACATTCCGGTATATAGCGGAGTAAATGATTTGCCCGAATCATATAAAACTCCGGGTAGGCCGAATGGTTATACGATGAAAAGTGCCTGGTGGGCATTTAATCGCTTAGGTACACTTGCTTCTCAGCGCTGGGGCGATATGCGTCATGATGTGGATGCCGTTTGGAAACCCATGCAAAAAGAACTTTTTGACAAACAGCAAAGCTTCGAGCAGGAGGCGGTTAAAATCTATAAAAAAGATCCAAGATCTCTTGATAAATTCTTAACGGATTATACCATGCTTCATGGTGAAAAAGTAGTAAGTAAAGCATGGGATCTTGGGGATTTTCTTTGGACTAAATACGACGAATTATTTTAA
- a CDS encoding zinc ribbon domain-containing protein, which produces MFVIFGFGDKHKKQYQLTKTEHCYHCNNNSRWFITKTTDHFSLFFLPVFPYKTKYFYHCSICNHGKEISEEQFEQLKNE; this is translated from the coding sequence ATGTTTGTAATTTTCGGATTTGGCGATAAACATAAAAAGCAATATCAGTTAACAAAAACGGAGCATTGCTATCACTGCAATAATAACTCCCGTTGGTTCATCACCAAAACCACCGATCATTTCTCATTGTTCTTCCTCCCGGTTTTTCCATATAAAACAAAATATTTTTATCATTGTTCAATCTGTAATCATGGTAAGGAAATTTCTGAAGAGCAGTTCGAACAATTAAAAAACGAATAA
- a CDS encoding AbgT family transporter → MLKKKRIPHTYVIVFYIIVIAAICTWFVPGGEFQREKKILPDGSSKTVIVPGSFHYIDSEPQTWQIFSSIFDGFVDKADIIALILLIGGSFWIMNASKAIDIAILSFLEFTKKLENVKLIKAIGVNNIVLTMIMLMFSTLGAVFGMSEETIAFVIIFVPLAISMGYDSIVGVCLCFVAAGLGFAGAMLNPFTIGIAQGLSDVPLFSGLEYRFFCWIVINFVGIGFILTYAAKIKKNPKKSLVYEEDQMWRDRAAEGIGEASSRASIAAWITFIGILVVMTIYSFSHTWTVLSVGGADSSLNWPIIPILTVLFALGGVMSLRKSAQLFVLHLLIFTIFYLIIGVMGYQWYIMEISTLFLVMGLASGIAMNYNPNKIVKLFIDGSSDILSAAFVVGLAGGIIIILQNGKIIDSMLYSVAESMNNLGKFGSISVMYGIQNLINIFIPSGSAKAALTMPIMAPFSDLIGVSRQATIMAYQFGDGFTNMITPTSGILIGVLGVAKIPYEKWVKWVTPLMIILIVLGLLLLIPTVTMDLNGF, encoded by the coding sequence ATGCTCAAAAAGAAAAGAATTCCGCACACCTACGTAATCGTTTTTTATATCATCGTTATCGCTGCAATTTGTACCTGGTTTGTTCCGGGCGGTGAGTTTCAAAGAGAAAAGAAAATTTTACCGGATGGTTCAAGCAAAACGGTGATCGTTCCCGGATCATTTCATTACATCGATAGTGAACCCCAAACCTGGCAAATCTTTTCATCCATCTTTGATGGGTTTGTCGATAAAGCTGATATTATCGCACTTATACTGCTTATAGGTGGATCCTTCTGGATTATGAATGCCAGTAAAGCCATTGATATTGCGATCTTGTCTTTTTTGGAGTTTACCAAGAAACTGGAAAATGTAAAACTGATAAAAGCCATTGGTGTAAATAATATAGTATTAACCATGATTATGCTCATGTTTAGTACATTGGGGGCAGTTTTTGGGATGAGTGAAGAAACTATCGCCTTTGTGATTATTTTCGTTCCCTTGGCAATTAGCATGGGCTATGATTCTATTGTGGGTGTGTGCCTTTGTTTTGTTGCGGCAGGATTGGGATTTGCAGGTGCCATGCTAAATCCATTTACCATTGGAATTGCACAGGGTTTGTCTGATGTACCTTTATTCTCAGGATTAGAATATCGATTCTTTTGTTGGATTGTCATCAATTTTGTTGGAATAGGATTTATCTTAACTTATGCAGCTAAAATCAAAAAAAATCCAAAAAAATCTTTGGTTTATGAAGAGGACCAAATGTGGAGGGACAGGGCAGCCGAAGGTATCGGTGAGGCAAGCAGCCGTGCTTCAATAGCAGCCTGGATCACCTTTATCGGAATTTTAGTGGTGATGACAATTTATAGCTTCTCCCATACCTGGACGGTATTAAGTGTTGGAGGGGCAGATTCAAGCCTGAATTGGCCAATCATTCCAATTCTAACTGTTTTATTCGCTTTAGGCGGAGTGATGTCTTTACGAAAGTCGGCCCAGCTTTTTGTCCTGCATTTATTGATCTTCACTATTTTCTATCTTATTATTGGAGTAATGGGCTACCAATGGTATATCATGGAAATTTCGACTTTGTTTTTGGTGATGGGATTGGCCAGTGGAATCGCCATGAATTACAACCCGAACAAAATCGTAAAACTATTTATCGATGGATCTAGTGATATTTTATCTGCGGCTTTTGTTGTTGGCTTAGCAGGAGGTATTATCATCATCCTACAAAATGGGAAGATCATTGATTCCATGTTGTATTCGGTTGCCGAATCCATGAATAACCTGGGTAAGTTTGGATCTATTAGCGTCATGTATGGGATTCAGAATTTAATTAATATATTTATTCCTTCAGGATCAGCAAAGGCTGCTTTAACCATGCCTATCATGGCTCCATTTTCTGACCTGATCGGCGTTTCCCGACAGGCCACCATCATGGCCTACCAGTTTGGTGATGGATTTACCAATATGATTACCCCAACCTCCGGAATTTTAATTGGCGTTTTAGGAGTAGCTAAAATCCCGTATGAGAAATGGGTGAAATGGGTTACTCCTCTGATGATTATTCTAATAGTATTAGGACTACTGCTTTTGATACCTACAGTAACGATGGATTTAAACGGATTTTAA